From a region of the Carassius auratus strain Wakin chromosome 31, ASM336829v1, whole genome shotgun sequence genome:
- the LOC113051159 gene encoding odorant receptor 131-2-like: MNSTIQKDQFYDSFIKNFISVVFGLIINYINGTFVLVFCKSSVFYSDPRYILYTHLVINDMIMLSISVGLQVTIYAVGPFSLPVCCVVLFVSVIVTKNSPLNLACMAIERYIAICKPLHHPQICTVRRTYMLIWFIWTLSAVPAFSDIFITLSTRTESFFSTAVLCHMVIIRNTWQHVVNDTVSNVVYLLFVWITLIVTYFKVLSAANAASADRVSARKGRNTILLHGGQLLLCMMSYITPLLSTVLVDLFPQSRTTILFLLFLFSNVLPRLLSPLIYGLRDKQFAERVKVYFCCKKTQIIRVT; the protein is encoded by the coding sequence ATGAACAGCACCATTCAGAAAGATCAGTTTTATGACTCCTTCATCAAGAACTTTATTAGTGTAGTCTTCGGCCTAATCATCAACTATATCAATGGGACATTTGTGCTTGTCTTCTGCAAAAGTTCTGTTTTCTATAGTGACCCAAGATACATTTTATACACCCATTTGGTAATCAATGACATGATAATGCTGTCCATTTCTGTGGGCTTACAAGTCACGATATATGCTGTGGGTCCCTTCAGTCTCCcagtttgttgtgttgttttatttgtttccGTTATAGTCACCAAGAACTCTCCACTGAATCTGGCCTGCATGGCAATAGAGCGTTACATCGCCATTTGCAAGCCACTACATCACCCACAAATATGTACAGTTCGCAGGACATACATGCTCATCTGGTTCATATGGACTCTGTCAGCGGTGCCGGCTTTCAGTGATATATTCATTACATTATCAACTCGTACAGAAAGCTTTTTCTCTACTGCCGTTTTATGTCACATGGTGATCATTCGCAACACCTGGCAACACGTAGTCAATGATACTGTGTCAAATGTTGTGTATTTGTTATTTGTGTGGATTACACTGATTGTCACCTACTTTAAGGTTCTTTCTGCAGCAAACGCTGCGAGTGCAGATCGAGTGTCTGCTAGAAAGGGCCGGAACACGATACTGCTGCACGGAGGTCAGCTTTTACTGTGTATGATGTCCTACATCACCCCACTCCTCAGTACAGTGCTTGTAGATCTTTTTCCCCAGAGTCGAACAACCATtctgtttcttctgtttttgttttcaaatgttcTACCAAGGTTACTAAGCCCACTGATCTACGGGTTAAGAGATAAACAATTTGCTGAGCGTGTGAAAGtgtatttttgttgcaaaaagACACAGATAATACGAGTAACCTAA
- the LOC113051160 gene encoding odorant receptor 131-2-like — protein sequence MNSTIQKDQFYDSFIKNFISVVFGLIINYINGTFVLVFFKSSIFYSDPRYILYTHLVINDMIMLSISVGLQVTTYAVGPFSLSVCCVVLFVTVIVTKNSPLNLACMAIERYIAICKPLHHPQICTVRRTYMLIWFIWILSAVPAFSDIFITLSTRTESFFSTAVLCHMVIIRNTWQHVVNDTVSNVVYLLFVWITLIVTYFKVLSAANAASADRVSARKGRNTILLHGGQLLLCMMSYITPLLSTVLVDLFPQSRTTILFLLFLFSNVLPRLLSPLIYGLRDKQFAERVKVYFCCKKTQIIRVT from the coding sequence ATGAACAGCACCATTCAGAAAGATCAGTTTTATGACTCCTTCATCAAGAACTTTATTAGTGTAGTCTTCGGCCTAATCATCAACTATATCAATGGGACATTTGTGCTTGTCTTCTTCAAAAGTTCTATTTTCTATAGTGACCCAAGATACATTTTATACACCCATTTGGTAATCAATGACATGATAATGCTGTCCATTTCTGTGGGCTTACAAGTCACAACATATGCTGTGGGTCCCTTCAGTCTCTcagtttgttgtgttgttttatttgttaccGTTATAGTCACCAAGAACTCTCCACTGAATCTGGCCTGCATGGCAATAGAGCGTTACATCGCCATTTGCAAGCCACTACATCACCCACAAATATGTACAGTTCGCAGGACATACATGCTCATCTGGTTCATATGGATTCTGTCAGCAGTGCCGGCTTTCAGTGATATATTCATTACATTATCAACTCGTACAGAAAGCTTTTTCTCTACTGCAGTTTTATGTCACATGGTGATCATTCGCAACACCTGGCAACACGTAGTCAATGATACTGTGTCAAATGTTGTGTATTTGTTATTTGTGTGGATTACACTGATTGTCACCTACTTTAAGGTTCTTTCTGCAGCAAACGCTGCGAGTGCAGATCGAGTGTCTGCTAGAAAGGGCCGGAACACGATACTGCTGCACGGAGGTCAGCTTTTACTGTGTATGATGTCCTACATCACCCCACTCCTCAGTACAGTGCTTGTAGATCTTTTTCCCCAGAGTCGAACAACCATtctgtttcttctgtttttgttttcaaatgttcTACCAAGGTTACTAAGCCCACTGATCTACGGGTTAAGAGATAAACAATTTGCTGAGCGTGTGAAAGtgtatttttgttgcaaaaagACACAGATAATACGAGTGACCTAA
- the LOC113051161 gene encoding odorant receptor 131-2-like, producing the protein MNSSTLILLNAIPRDSFSAALTKNIVAMLVWLALSILNCSMVSTFRKHSFFYEDPRYIMFICMVINDGVQLTLVTALYVVSYAFSKILASACCPLIMTAVTTTRSTPLILAGMALECYISICFPLHYSHICTVTRTMWMIGVIFLLSLTPPITDLFITVAKEPPVFFHSSIFCDHSLLFQDRSIYYKNCVFDSVYFSFVFLTLLYTYCKIMLTARAASTDLVSAKKARNTVLLHGVQLLLCMLAFVVPSMQAPLIQLFPMYGLEIRYVNFLLVYIIPRFLSPMIYGFRDEKFRKYWLRCFVSKAHKLKPASQFSHKPG; encoded by the exons ATGAACTCCAGCACTTTGATCCTTCTGAATGCCATACCACGGGACAGCTTCAGCGCTGCTCTCACTAAAAACATTGTGGCCATGCTTGTGTGGCTGGCACTCAGTATCCTTAACTGCAGTATGGTGTCCACTTTCCGCAAGCACAGTTTCTTCTATGAAGATCCACGTTATATCATGTTTATCTGCATGGTCATTAATGATGGCGTACAACTGACACTGGTCACCGCCCTGTATGTG GTGAGTTATGCCTTCTCAAAGATTCTGGCATCCGCCTGCTGTCCATTGATCATGACCGCTGTGACGACCACACGCTCCACCCCGCTCATCCTGGCCGGCATGGCCCTGGAGTGCTACATCTCCATCTGCTTCCCCCTCCATTACAGCCACATCTGCACTGTCACACGGACCATGTGGATGATCGGAGTCATATTCCTCCTGAGTCTCACCCCTCCCATTACTGATCTTTTCATCACCGTGGCCAAAGAACCACCAGTGTTCTTCCACTCATCCATTTTCTGCGATCACTCCCTCCTATTCCAAGACCGTTCGATTTATTACAAGAACTGCGTGTTTGATAGTGTgtatttctcttttgttttcttgACTTTGCTTTATACGTACTGTAAGATCATGCTGACGGCCCGTGCGGCCTCCACTGACCTGGTGTCAGCCAAGAAGGCCCGTAACACAGTGTTACTCCACGGGGTTCAGCTGCTGCTGTGCATGCTGGCGTTTGTCGTGCCGTCCATGCAGGCTCCGCTCATACAACTGTTTCCAATGTACGGCCTAGAGATCCGTTATGTTAATTTTCTTCTGGTCTACATAATCCCACGATTTCTCAGTCCTATGATTTATGGATTCAGGGATGAAAAGTTTCGCAAGTATTGGCTCAGGTGCTTTGTCTCTAAAGCACACAAACTAAAGCCAGCCAGCCAGTTCTCTCATAAGCCTGGATGA
- the LOC113051162 gene encoding odorant receptor 131-2-like, with amino-acid sequence MVFNDMIQLMIAVILHILSYTVFTLNVSFCCVLLMSAIFTTLNTPLNLASMAIERYIAICNPLRHAQICTIRKTYTLIGLIWVLSAIQVLPDLFILLATKPLIFFYSSIPCIRDYVFDNPYIVDKRNVVYIIYLTFVWLTIVYTYLKIMFVAKATNSDAHKARSTIILHGIQLLMCMLTFIGPFLDRLLAEMFPQFIVDMRFSSYLVIQIMPRFISPVVYGLRDQMFCKYLKRYLLCTMFKMRRKLQNIQPSGNLPKVSNKSM; translated from the coding sequence ATGGTGTTCAATGACATGATTCAGCTGATGATTGCAGTCATCCTTCACATTTTAAGCTACACTGTGTTTACTCTCAATGTCTCTTTCTGCTGTGTCTTATTGATGAGTGCTATATTCACAACTCTCAACACACCACTGAATCTCGCTTCTATGGCTATAGAGCGCTATATAGCCATATGCAACCCTTTACGTCATGCTCAGATCTGTACCATACGTAAAACATACACCCTTATCGGTCTGATCTGGGTCCTGAGTGCCATTCAGGTTTTACCAGACTTGTTCATCCTGTTGGCTACAAAACCTCTAATCTTCTTCTACAGCAGCATCCCCTGCATCAGAGATTATGTGTTTGATAACCCATATATAGTAGATAAGAGAAATGTTGTGTACATCATTTACCTGACCTTTGTGTGGCTCACTATAGTGTATACTTACTTGAAGATCATGTTTGTTGCAAAGGCCACGAACTCAGATGCTCACAAAGCTCGGAGTACCATCATCCTACATGGGATCCAGCTTCTGATGTGCATGCTAACGTTTATCGGGCCCTTCCTGGACAGGCTGCTGGCAGAAATGTTTCCACAATTTATTGTAGATATGAGATTCTCAAGCTATTTAGTCATCCAGATAATGCCCAGGTTTATCAGTCCAGTTGTGTACGGCTTGAGagatcaaatgttttgcaaatactTGAAAAGATACTTACTGTGTACAATGTTCAAGATGAGGAGAAAACTCCAAAACATCCAACCCAGTGGGAATTTGCCAAAAGTTTctaataaatccatgtga